The segment CAAAACCATTTGGTGCTTAAGATCTGTTCTGATTTGCTCAAAGTGAATTGTAGAGTTTGTTCTTTTGGTGTAAGATGATGAGTTTTGTTTAATACTCCTAATAAATAATAGCAAGGACTGCTTTTTCTCTGAATTTCAACTTTGATTGTTGCTTTATTACTCATAAAGCAAGTCTTCAAGGATTTTAGGAACCAACCTCTCAAATAAAACTGCAGATGACGTAAAGTGACAGATCTCCACATGTGCTGctgtaaaataaaggtttcttcatgtttgtgtctaCTGTGTAAAGGTTACCCAGCTTTGCTGTAAAATGCATGACAcggaaaacacaacaaagaaatgaTGTGTATACAATCACATGTGGTGAAACAACATTTGTGTAATCGAGAGAGATGCTCTGATATGAAAGGTGAGCCTCTGATAAAAATCGTGGCTTCTGTGGGTCCACGGAGAGTAGGTGTGTCACGGCTGCACCCCCCTTTGTGAATAGCTGATGGCATTTTCAAGTTAGCTGTGCTGCATGCGTGGATATCGCCTTTCATTTCATTGTCTGTGTAATGATATTTGATTAAGTTCACCTGAGAAAGAGTCCACGAGCTGTCACCATTCAATCACTGTCCTTTGCTCTGTGTCCTTTACTGTATACCCCTTTGTGCAgctgctcacagacacagacttaTGTAAACAGCACAGACACCAGTAAACCCAATGAGAGTTTGTTGCAAACCTAAAGACGATCCCCGGGGGCTTCGTTTAACAAAGCGAACCAGTTTCCATACTACCGTCTGCTATCTGACTCGGTGTGgtaacaaaacatgaaaaccttCTCAGACGGGATCCTGTTAGGTTTGAGTGTGTTATCTGAACGCCTGTTATGAATCAAATAACATGTTATATGTATGGCCCAAATCCCAATTtttctcatagggcttaacaatctgtacaaggtgcgacatcctctgccctcaacCCTCGACTACGGGAGAGATCAGCTGCCAACACAGTCCATGAAATCAAGTCAGTAACATACACGCAGGTCTGGTCAGCCTTGTGGTGGGCCGACCTCAGCAGAGGGTGCATGCCTTGTggttaaaaggctgaaacatcCATTGATGCTCAGGTTCACAACTGGTGATATGTtcctaacatctgctggtggttggCAGCTTATCATCAAACTAGTGCGGAAGAACACACACGGGATATTCACAATCCAGTCCCATGTTCTAAATGAAAAGTATTGCTGAGACATCAAGAAACTTTAAAGGGCGGTCATTATAAGGGTTAGGGTCTTTATAGGGGATTTATAGACCAAAGAGCGTTTTTgatttctattaaaaaaaacaccagttcCAGGTTTTACACAACAAATATCCAGGTAATTTCATGTGTTTCCTGGTGCAAGTCCCTGGTGTCcaggtttgacattttaacctCCATCCAACCCTCTGGAAGTGTCGGTGAAAACAGTGCAGGCCCTCAGGATGCGCACCACTGGGTTCCAAACTCACATCCTCAGTCTATGAAAATACTGCCATCATCTGGTGAGCTCTGACACTCCTTAAACCCCCTTAATGACACAATAAATatcaacatttctttttattttaaatcaggTTGGGGGATTTTAGAGTGGCGGTGCGTAAAACGACGTTTTCCCAACCAACCTGACTTGGCTCATATTTTTACGTGCcatcttttaataataaaatcaatcgTCATTAGTTGGATTTGCCTCCCGGATCCCGGAGAGTGGAGCAGTCGTGCGCCACGACTCCACGCTAGAAGCTTCTCTGACTgggctgcagcagaaagagaacCCCCCGTGCAGCTCCCGCACCAGCAGGTCTCCCCGGGATCCGTGTTTTGCATCGCTCCTCGATTTGCATTTCTCCCTCAGATTTTCCGTGCGTCGGGTTCAGCCGCTCGAAAGCAGCGGGCGCTCCAGCTCCATTGTACGTGCGCCTCCATTTCCAAGCGATAcgcaaagagaaagagggagaataaaaaaacaacaacaacaacaacccctgGACATTTTTGTGAATGATGTTGCCGAGGCTGCACCAGAGAAGAAACTGAGGACATTTTATTCTCTTGTTGTAAACTGTATTCTTTCATTCTGCTGCGCACCTTCCACGAAGACAGACACGTGTCTTCGGGGTAAACAGAAAGGGCTCGATCGTGTCCGCAGATTGCATTGTTTCCCTCCACctctatttgttttgttgtgtagaCACACGACGCGGAGTTCCAGCTTTGGAGACGCGCTGTGCACATTTCAGTCCGTGCGCCTTGGTGAGAAAAGACGCATTTCGGAGATGTCGGAAGTGCTGCCTTTCAACGAGGAGAAAATGAGTCATTATGGAAATGAGGGCGACGAGGGACACCTTTCCTTCACCTGTCGTCTCCAAGACACCAACAACTTCTTCAACGGCTCGCAGAACAAACGTCCGCCGAAGCTCGGACAAATAGGCAGGAGCAAACGGggtaaatatataatttaaggCGTTTTTCTCCCCCCCATGTGGATGTGTTGAATGCGCACACAGTGGAGCAGGGTGAAGGATGGCACCGTGTGAAGCCGTGTGAGACACGGTCTCCATCCAGAGTGCATGATCACAGGGAATGGTCTTTTGTTTGCATGGGTGCGTTTTTAAAATCTTGTATTCGCACTGCAACACAACTTGGATGCGCAGTGCGTGCTCTTAGACGCCTCTGAACCTCGCTCCTTCACAGTTGTGCTGCACGTCCCCTCCCCAGTGAACGTGCGGTGTAATTAAGATTTAGATGCGGTGTGATTGTGATctctgtcttttgtgttttgcacGATGAATCCAGGCTGCTCGTGGcttttttgcttgtgtttgtcctgaTGAGAAGACTCACTTGTGGTGGAGACATGCatgcacagacacgcacacagttGCATGTACAGtagtgcacgcacacacacacacacactatgcacAGACTATGCACAGACATGGCAAAGCGGCAGATGTGTAAGTGTTGCATCTGCAGGTGCACTGCAAGAAGACATGCAGCAATTCAAATgtgcattacacacacacacacacacacacacacacacacacacacacaaccatgcttttctttctctctttgcacGCTTCTATTCTTTCATGTATGCATACACCACTTCTGCCCATACAGCGCAGTGCTCATGGTCCAAGGCgttaatgcccccccccctgtcagtTGGTGGAGAATTTTCAAGACGCCACACCAAgacgagcccccccccccccatctctcatTAACTCTCTCCCCTGTCATCCACAGTTGTGATCGAGGATGAGAATGGCGACAACGAAGCCCTGAAAAATGGAACAGAGAAGACCCCGCCAGAGGCTTAGAGAGCGCTCGTCTCACCATCCCCCAAAAGACACTCTTGAAAAAGATTTTTTATGGCGATATTTACTAGTTTTAATCCAAAGACACTGTATATAAGCACTTTCTCTCATGTGGCAGCAAGCAGCACTTCcacaccctcctctccctgtcagTCATCATGGCTATCCGGGTGACACACACTGGCAGGGGCGGGAGATGGCAGCGAAGGAGACCCCCaggtggacccc is part of the Hippoglossus hippoglossus isolate fHipHip1 chromosome 5, fHipHip1.pri, whole genome shotgun sequence genome and harbors:
- the si:dkey-33m11.6 gene encoding calcium/calmodulin-dependent protein kinase II inhibitor 2; translation: MSEVLPFNEEKMSHYGNEGDEGHLSFTCRLQDTNNFFNGSQNKRPPKLGQIGRSKRVVIEDENGDNEALKNGTEKTPPEA